A portion of the Treponema rectale genome contains these proteins:
- a CDS encoding TIGR03905 family TSCPD domain-containing protein produces MEKISYTTKGTCATKIEFEKDGDIIRNIKFTGGCNGNLKAIAKLCEGMTAQEISSKLKGNICGAKSTSCADQLAKAVMS; encoded by the coding sequence ATGGAAAAAATAAGCTATACAACAAAAGGCACCTGTGCCACAAAAATCGAATTTGAAAAAGACGGAGACATCATACGCAACATAAAATTTACAGGCGGCTGCAACGGCAACCTGAAAGCAATTGCAAAACTCTGTGAAGGAATGACGGCTCAGGAAATCTCTTCAAAATTAAAAGGCAATATCTGCGGTGCAAAGTCAACATCCTGCGCAGACCAGCTCGCAAAAGCCGTAATGTCATGA
- the trmD gene encoding tRNA (guanosine(37)-N1)-methyltransferase TrmD, producing MKFTVLTLFPEIPEAFFKTSIMAKAVEKGIIAYDLVNIRDFALDRHKTCDDGTYGGGAGQLLMPEPLGRALDSIQAYKKQQHVIYVTPSGKQFTQKKAVELSRKENLVFICGRYEGIDQRIIDTYVDEELSIGDYVMSSGELAATVMVDAIYRLVEGVITEESLNEESFNGNLLEYPQYTRPEVYRGLEVPSILRSGNHEEIRKWRLRKSLEKTLRNRPDLIQTARLTGTLTEEAEKMIEELTGYTTYKNDRKKNRLLRRLQRSNQEK from the coding sequence GTGAAATTTACAGTGCTGACCTTATTCCCTGAAATTCCTGAAGCTTTTTTCAAAACTTCAATCATGGCAAAAGCTGTGGAAAAGGGAATTATTGCTTACGATTTAGTGAATATCAGGGACTTTGCCCTGGATAGACACAAGACATGTGACGACGGGACCTATGGCGGGGGAGCAGGACAGCTTTTGATGCCCGAACCTCTCGGACGAGCTTTAGACAGCATACAGGCTTACAAAAAGCAGCAGCACGTTATTTACGTGACGCCCAGCGGAAAGCAGTTTACGCAGAAAAAGGCAGTCGAACTCAGCCGTAAAGAAAACCTGGTTTTTATCTGCGGAAGATACGAAGGTATAGACCAGCGCATCATTGACACTTATGTTGATGAAGAACTGTCCATCGGGGATTATGTAATGTCCAGTGGAGAGCTTGCCGCAACAGTAATGGTAGATGCAATCTATCGTCTTGTTGAAGGCGTCATCACAGAAGAATCACTGAATGAAGAAAGTTTCAACGGCAACCTTTTGGAATATCCCCAGTACACGAGACCGGAAGTGTACAGAGGCCTGGAAGTTCCTTCTATACTTAGAAGCGGCAACCATGAAGAAATCCGAAAGTGGCGTCTTAGAAAGAGCCTGGAAAAAACCTTGAGAAACAGACCTGATCTTATTCAGACTGCAAGGCTGACGGGTACTCTTACTGAAGAAGCAGAAAAAATGATTGAAGAACTTACGGGCTATACGACATATAAAAATGACCGTAAGAAAAACAGACTGTTGCGAAGGTTACAACGCAGCAATCAGGAGAAATAG
- a CDS encoding phosphohydrolase encodes MNKIDITTIHLGSRFSADVYFDDGVNMFLGARKPAKHYHLACIKRWAVPFLLSEGHELPPEDINSKNSTANEEPAELEELEEVDELEELEQA; translated from the coding sequence ATGAATAAAATTGACATTACAACAATACATTTAGGTTCACGCTTCAGTGCAGACGTTTACTTTGATGACGGAGTAAATATGTTCCTGGGCGCAAGAAAACCGGCAAAACACTATCATCTGGCATGTATAAAAAGATGGGCAGTTCCCTTTCTTCTGTCAGAAGGACATGAACTTCCTCCGGAGGACATCAACTCTAAAAACAGTACTGCTAATGAAGAACCTGCAGAACTTGAGGAACTGGAAGAAGTTGACGAACTTGAAGAACTGGAACAGGCTTAG
- the rpsP gene encoding 30S ribosomal protein S16, which produces MVKIRLKKFGTKKRPDYRIVVQDSRKPRDGVTIEEIGQYHPIAAEANQVSFDEERAKYWLGVGAQPTNMVKKLFNIKGLSASGKSIAK; this is translated from the coding sequence GTGGTTAAAATCAGACTCAAGAAGTTCGGTACTAAAAAGCGCCCGGACTATCGTATTGTAGTTCAGGATTCACGCAAACCACGTGATGGAGTTACAATCGAAGAAATCGGTCAGTATCACCCGATCGCAGCAGAAGCTAATCAGGTAAGCTTTGACGAAGAACGTGCAAAGTATTGGCTTGGTGTCGGTGCACAGCCTACAAACATGGTGAAGAAGCTTTTCAACATCAAGGGCTTGTCTGCTTCTGGAAAATCTATTGCCAAATAA
- a CDS encoding methyl-accepting chemotaxis protein, which produces MVDEHKKGIKISVKLVSLIAGVILISCISVATVSLTVFSKRQTEATEKQLEHSASGAMRVMDDWLVTLNGYASIASLNADVVRAFRTSDSGALETEIAGYTETLDYDSMAFVDTSGTVLAGGEDGWRAGTDLSSAYVVKKALGGQPAHAFEKDMGGLSKFAAVYAYPVVDEGEILGASIFSYDLTNGDFLDLMQASYDVECTIFSGDTRAKSTIPNVEGTVLANKKILDIVLYNGGIYTGENKIDGNDYYSIYAPLRNDDDSIVGMLFIAKSLEEISQVRNQTLKIVIPIIFVLSIILLFVSYLFVRWLMWRISNVTKQLEEMATGEADLTKRVTLRVVDEIGMLVINFNKFCDKLQSIIGETKKSKNELKVAGDNTNISIQDTASAITQIIANIESISQQISTQSQSVQQTAGAVDEISSNIDSLNRMIENQSAGVTQASAAVEEMIGNITSVNNSVEKMAESFVELESNANTGFTKQNDVNERILQIEQQSQMLQEANAAISSIAEQTNLLAMNAAIEAAHAGEAGKGFAVVADEIRKLSETSSAQSKTIGNQLNNIKSSIGEVVTASNESQSSFSIVSKKIQETDQLVMQIKAAMEEQNQGSKQITDALKTMNDSTEEVRNASVEMANGNKMILEEVQSLQSSSLEMKNGMEEMSSGAKKINDTGANLAEMSHQITSVIEKIGSQIDLFRT; this is translated from the coding sequence ATGGTTGATGAACATAAAAAGGGCATAAAAATTTCTGTAAAACTCGTTTCTCTTATTGCAGGAGTAATCTTAATCAGTTGCATCAGCGTAGCAACAGTCAGTCTTACTGTTTTTTCCAAACGGCAGACAGAGGCTACGGAGAAACAGCTGGAGCATTCTGCCAGCGGTGCCATGCGTGTTATGGATGACTGGCTTGTAACTCTTAACGGCTATGCATCAATAGCTTCTCTGAATGCAGATGTTGTAAGGGCCTTCAGGACCAGTGATTCCGGTGCTCTGGAAACGGAAATAGCCGGCTATACGGAAACTCTTGATTATGACAGCATGGCTTTTGTTGATACATCAGGAACTGTTCTTGCCGGAGGTGAAGACGGCTGGAGGGCAGGAACTGATCTTTCTTCTGCCTATGTTGTAAAAAAAGCTCTTGGAGGCCAACCGGCCCACGCATTCGAAAAAGATATGGGGGGACTTTCAAAATTTGCCGCTGTTTATGCTTATCCGGTAGTTGATGAAGGTGAAATTCTCGGAGCAAGTATATTTTCCTACGATTTGACAAATGGTGATTTCTTAGATCTGATGCAGGCCAGTTATGATGTTGAATGTACAATTTTTTCAGGAGATACCCGAGCAAAGTCCACGATTCCTAATGTGGAGGGAACTGTTCTTGCTAATAAAAAAATCCTTGATATTGTTCTATATAACGGTGGTATATATACTGGAGAAAATAAAATTGACGGAAACGATTATTATTCAATATATGCTCCGTTAAGAAATGATGATGACAGTATTGTGGGAATGCTTTTTATTGCAAAAAGTCTTGAGGAGATTTCTCAGGTAAGGAATCAGACCCTTAAAATTGTAATTCCTATTATATTCGTACTCAGTATTATTCTTTTGTTCGTAAGCTATCTTTTTGTAAGATGGCTTATGTGGCGAATTTCGAATGTAACGAAACAGCTTGAAGAAATGGCTACAGGAGAAGCGGACCTTACTAAGCGGGTTACTCTTCGGGTTGTTGATGAAATCGGTATGCTCGTCATTAACTTTAATAAATTCTGCGACAAACTCCAGTCAATCATCGGAGAGACAAAAAAATCCAAGAATGAACTTAAGGTCGCCGGCGACAATACGAACATCAGCATTCAGGATACTGCAAGTGCAATTACTCAGATTATTGCAAATATCGAAAGCATTTCCCAGCAGATTTCTACTCAGTCACAGAGTGTTCAGCAGACGGCAGGGGCTGTAGATGAAATTTCTTCCAACATTGATTCCCTTAACCGCATGATAGAAAATCAGTCTGCGGGAGTTACTCAGGCATCGGCAGCAGTAGAAGAGATGATCGGAAACATAACCTCCGTAAATAATTCCGTAGAAAAAATGGCGGAGTCTTTTGTTGAGCTTGAAAGCAATGCAAACACCGGATTTACAAAACAGAATGATGTAAATGAACGCATCCTTCAGATAGAGCAGCAGAGTCAGATGCTTCAGGAAGCAAATGCGGCAATCTCAAGCATAGCAGAACAGACTAACCTTCTTGCCATGAACGCAGCAATTGAGGCAGCTCATGCAGGAGAAGCAGGAAAGGGTTTTGCGGTAGTTGCAGACGAAATCCGAAAGCTTTCAGAAACTTCATCGGCACAGTCAAAGACAATCGGAAACCAGCTTAATAATATTAAGTCTTCCATAGGTGAGGTAGTTACAGCATCCAATGAATCCCAGAGTTCCTTCTCCATTGTTTCTAAAAAGATTCAGGAAACAGATCAGCTCGTCATGCAGATTAAAGCAGCCATGGAGGAACAGAATCAGGGTTCAAAGCAGATTACTGATGCCCTCAAGACGATGAATGACAGTACGGAAGAAGTAAGGAATGCATCTGTAGAAATGGCAAACGGAAATAAAATGATTCTTGAAGAAGTCCAGAGTCTGCAGAGTTCATCCCTCGAAATGAAAAACGGTATGGAAGAGATGTCTTCCGGGGCAAAGAAAATTAATGATACCGGAGCAAATCTTGCAGAAATGTCCCACCAGATTACTTCTGTAATTGAAAAAATCGGTTCTCAGATAGATCTTTTCAGGACATAA
- a CDS encoding YraN family protein has translation MTSTRQKGTDGENRACAYLIKAGYTILTRNFRTRSGEIDIIAEKGEHLTFFEVKSLPGGTIETLAHELNLIKRQKIIKTAKCYLQKHREYSNRYIHFDVLALDVPVLDPVYHIANAFTE, from the coding sequence TTGACATCAACCAGACAGAAAGGTACTGACGGAGAAAACAGAGCCTGTGCTTATCTTATAAAAGCGGGATATACCATACTCACAAGAAATTTCCGTACCAGATCAGGAGAAATTGACATCATCGCAGAAAAAGGTGAACACCTTACTTTTTTTGAAGTCAAATCCCTGCCCGGCGGTACAATTGAAACCCTTGCCCATGAACTTAATTTAATAAAAAGACAAAAGATAATCAAAACTGCTAAATGTTACCTCCAAAAACATCGAGAATATAGTAACAGGTACATTCATTTTGATGTACTTGCGCTAGATGTTCCGGTTCTGGATCCGGTATATCACATAGCGAATGCTTTTACGGAGTAA
- the rplS gene encoding 50S ribosomal protein L19: MDIIKTIEAKQTKQNAESFKVGDTVKVHFEIIEGKTKRIQIFEGLVLCMKNKGIGKTFTVRKESYGVGVERVFPLHSPRIVKVELVRPGKVRRSKIYYVRDKIGKAAKIKELLGAKANAEFAANKAAYAAADAEEKAIKEAAKEANATKEANAK, from the coding sequence ATGGACATTATTAAAACCATTGAAGCAAAACAGACTAAACAGAACGCAGAAAGCTTCAAAGTTGGTGATACTGTAAAAGTACACTTTGAAATTATCGAAGGTAAAACAAAGCGTATCCAGATTTTTGAAGGTCTCGTACTCTGCATGAAAAACAAGGGTATCGGTAAGACTTTCACAGTTCGCAAGGAAAGCTATGGTGTTGGCGTAGAACGCGTATTCCCGCTTCACAGCCCGCGCATCGTAAAAGTTGAACTTGTACGTCCTGGTAAAGTACGCCGCTCAAAGATCTACTACGTACGTGATAAGATCGGTAAGGCTGCTAAAATCAAGGAACTTCTTGGTGCAAAAGCAAATGCAGAATTTGCAGCTAACAAGGCTGCTTACGCTGCTGCAGATGCAGAAGAAAAGGCTATTAAAGAAGCTGCAAAAGAAGCAAACGCAACAAAAGAAGCAAACGCAAAATAA
- the rimM gene encoding ribosome maturation factor RimM (Essential for efficient processing of 16S rRNA), with amino-acid sequence MVDQFVVGIVRGSHGITGEFKVESTSGEYGHFACMEEVTLTDGNIKKTFTVESTREGAAVLYMKLAGINSPEEAAKYNRWEIVVPRKYAHPLQKGEWYIEDLKGCSIIYKETAEDAPAAEHVVGTVTNVLEGGSGYLVEILLSESCTLLADSVKLNKKGNPKTVYVPFKDQFIGEVDVEGQKMQLMHLWILE; translated from the coding sequence ATGGTAGATCAGTTTGTTGTGGGTATTGTCCGGGGTTCCCATGGAATTACGGGCGAATTTAAAGTAGAAAGCACTTCCGGCGAGTACGGGCATTTTGCATGTATGGAAGAAGTGACTTTAACAGACGGTAACATAAAAAAAACTTTTACGGTTGAATCAACCAGAGAAGGTGCTGCTGTTCTGTATATGAAACTGGCGGGAATAAATTCACCTGAAGAAGCTGCAAAATACAACAGGTGGGAAATCGTAGTTCCACGCAAATACGCACATCCTCTGCAGAAGGGTGAGTGGTACATTGAAGATCTTAAAGGATGTTCAATAATATATAAGGAAACGGCGGAAGACGCACCGGCAGCAGAACATGTTGTTGGCACAGTCACAAACGTATTGGAAGGCGGATCAGGTTATCTCGTTGAGATTTTGCTGTCCGAGAGCTGTACATTACTGGCAGACAGCGTCAAACTGAACAAAAAAGGCAATCCAAAGACGGTTTATGTACCGTTTAAGGATCAGTTTATTGGCGAAGTTGATGTTGAAGGGCAGAAAATGCAGCTGATGCACCTCTGGATTCTGGAGTAA
- a CDS encoding EscU/YscU/HrcU family type III secretion system export apparatus switch protein: protein MKNNTFSAVALKYPPDREAPVIQAKAKGLLAEKMISIAEENKIPVVKDAFTESILSLQEIGDCIPEETWRAVAVIFAMIKKMES, encoded by the coding sequence ATGAAAAACAATACTTTCAGTGCAGTTGCCCTCAAATATCCTCCTGACAGAGAAGCTCCGGTGATTCAGGCAAAGGCAAAAGGTCTGCTGGCAGAAAAAATGATCAGCATCGCAGAAGAAAACAAAATTCCCGTAGTAAAGGATGCTTTTACAGAAAGTATTCTTTCCCTGCAGGAAATCGGAGACTGTATTCCGGAAGAAACCTGGCGTGCCGTTGCAGTAATATTCGCCATGATAAAAAAAATGGAATCTTAA
- a CDS encoding KH domain-containing protein, which yields MEKDLIEYIAKSLVDDPNAVSVTETEGERGRVLQLSVAQGDIGKVIGKYGRIAKALRTVLSATSSKDGTRYTLEILD from the coding sequence ATGGAAAAAGACCTGATTGAATACATTGCAAAATCATTGGTCGATGATCCAAATGCAGTCTCTGTAACAGAAACCGAGGGTGAACGTGGAAGAGTTCTTCAGCTCAGCGTTGCTCAGGGTGACATTGGCAAAGTTATTGGAAAGTACGGTCGTATTGCAAAAGCTCTTCGTACTGTTTTAAGTGCAACATCCAGTAAAGATGGTACTCGTTACACTCTTGAAATTCTGGACTGA